Proteins encoded together in one candidate division KSB1 bacterium window:
- a CDS encoding DUF3604 domain-containing protein: protein MSAFAQDLHVAKEDVKPPKKEYSPYAEDHYPQNVYFGDTHLHTSWSTDAGMAGARLGPDEAYRISRGEQVTAYSGWKVKLIRPLDFLVVADHAENLGLADFIRRSDPILLANATGKKWHDLNKAGKGYDAFLEWVRSDKKDLINEPRMTQAVWVKVVENADKYYQPGVFTTFHGFEWTSMPHGNNLHRVVIFRDSGDKTSQILPCAF from the coding sequence AAGAAAGAATATTCACCATACGCGGAAGACCATTATCCACAGAACGTCTATTTCGGCGACACACATTTACATACCTCATGGTCCACCGATGCGGGCATGGCAGGGGCAAGATTAGGGCCGGATGAGGCTTACCGTATCTCGCGCGGGGAGCAGGTCACTGCCTATTCCGGGTGGAAGGTAAAATTAATTCGGCCGCTGGACTTTCTCGTGGTGGCAGACCATGCCGAGAACCTGGGGCTGGCTGATTTTATTCGCCGTTCCGATCCGATCTTACTGGCCAATGCGACCGGTAAAAAATGGCACGACTTGAATAAAGCGGGAAAGGGCTATGACGCTTTTTTGGAATGGGTGCGTTCCGATAAAAAAGATTTGATTAACGAGCCCCGCATGACGCAGGCTGTTTGGGTAAAGGTCGTAGAGAACGCTGATAAATATTACCAACCGGGCGTGTTTACCACTTTCCATGGCTTCGAGTGGACCTCCATGCCCCATGGTAACAATCTGCACCGCGTTGTCATTTTCCGTGATAGTGGGGATAAAACCAGCCAGATTCTTCCTTGTGCATTTTAG